The Agrobacterium vitis region CTTTGCCGTCCCCGATGAGCGCCGCGGCATGGTCGGCTATGGCAATATTGACACCATGATGGATGTGGTTGCTTCTGCAATTTCCGCAAGCCCGTATATCGCTGGCGAAAGCTTTAGCGCCGCCGATCTCTATCTGGCCTCGCATCTGTCGTTCTCATTGAGAGTCAACAGCGTGCCATCCCGTCCGGTGTTTACCGATTACATCGCCCGGATGACTGACCGCGATGCCTACCGCCGTGCAAACGAAATCGACGCCGAAGCCCAGGCCGCAGCGACCGCATGACCTTGAGTTTCATATCCGATTGAACACATCGGGCCTCTGATTAAACACAACGTGCCAAGCGCCATCCAAGATGACGCTTGGCATTTTCCTTATCAATACGAGCCATCGATCATCAGCAGATGAATTTTAGCGCCTTACGATTCTCAATCGCGCATTTTTCAACCCGTCACGATAGTTCAGCTGCCGCCGCTGGTTTTGGACCGACAAGCGCGATGACAGCCGCCATCCCCTCCTCCGGTCTCTGCGCCACGACATCCTCCGCAGCGCTTAAAACACATCGATCCCGTCCCTGACCTTTTGCCAGGTAAAGCGCAGCATCCGCCCGAAGAGACACGGCATCGAGATCCGCGCCAGCTTTGGCCGCCTCATGCATGCCGATACTGATGGTCATGGTGATCGTTGTGTCACGCCAGGGAGTGGTGAGCCGGGCAACGGATTGCCGCAGCCCATCGCAAAAGGCCAGCGCTTCATCACCTGTCATTTGCGGCATGAACAAAGCAAACTCTTCCCCGCCAAGCCGGCCAAACACCATGTTCGCATCGAGTTGCTCGATCATCGTTTTTCCAAAGGCACACAAGGCTGCGTCGCCACCGGCATGTCCATGGGCATCGTTGATGTATTTGAAATGATCGAGATCGATCAGCGCCAGCACACCGGCGCTCTTGAGCATGTGTGACTGGGCGCGCTCATAGAAAGCGCGGCGATTGAGAACGCCGGTCAGCATGTCGATTTCGGAGGCGCGCTTATACTGCATGAGGCTTCGATGGCTGCTGAGCGCGAAGATGCCGATCCCCAGCCCAAGGCTGTTGACGTATAAAATAAAGGTAACAACCGACACCCATGGTGTTTGGGCTACGCCACCAATCTCAGTGACCGGCCAGATCATCACCAGCGGAATAC contains the following coding sequences:
- a CDS encoding GGDEF domain-containing protein encodes the protein MQALRGIVPESLGIGIGGALVLLGSGLVWVGFRIFDGFSRCGWFVVAITAIWLLCYFGVNIFSTNPDSRIVLYTILTVTQIGALAASIWSGWKSDHFPVRLVLIFMLLSYCFVMLMRIPLVMIWPVTEIGGVAQTPWVSVVTFILYVNSLGLGIGIFALSSHRSLMQYKRASEIDMLTGVLNRRAFYERAQSHMLKSAGVLALIDLDHFKYINDAHGHAGGDAALCAFGKTMIEQLDANMVFGRLGGEEFALFMPQMTGDEALAFCDGLRQSVARLTTPWRDTTITMTISIGMHEAAKAGADLDAVSLRADAALYLAKGQGRDRCVLSAAEDVVAQRPEEGMAAVIALVGPKPAAAAELS